Proteins found in one Vallitalea guaymasensis genomic segment:
- the hisD gene encoding histidinol dehydrogenase, which yields MRYISYSDCSDNELYKMLFDRAPDNYGKYEQIVASIVDNVKNNGDKAIFEYGEKFDNVKLDEKSLKVTKEEIDEAYEQVDEELVEIIRRSKKRVKEYHEKQKKYSWFDSCDSGSIMGQKVTPIEKVGVYVPGGKAVYPSSVIMNVMPAKVAEVEQIVMVTPPDKDGKVNPVTLVAANECGVDEIYKVGGAQAVAALAFGTETIPKVYKIVGPGNIFVALAKKAVYGHVSIDSIAGPSEVLVIADESANPKYVAADLLSQAEHDELASAILVTDSDVLGKEVEKELIRQTDYLSRKDILEKSLNDFGAIVVVKSIDDAVKLSNMVAPEHLEICTKEPFMVLPKIKNAGAIFLGNYSPEPLGDYMAGPNHVLPTNGTAKFFSPLSVDDFIKKSSIISFDREALGELQEDIIKFANAEKLTAHANSIKVRFEND from the coding sequence ATGAGATATATTAGTTATAGTGATTGTTCAGATAATGAACTATATAAGATGTTGTTTGATAGAGCGCCTGATAATTATGGGAAGTATGAGCAGATAGTGGCTAGTATAGTTGATAATGTGAAGAATAATGGAGATAAAGCCATTTTTGAATATGGGGAGAAGTTTGATAATGTAAAATTGGATGAGAAATCTTTGAAGGTAACGAAAGAAGAGATTGATGAGGCTTATGAGCAGGTTGATGAGGAATTAGTTGAAATCATAAGAAGGTCCAAGAAGAGGGTCAAGGAGTATCATGAGAAGCAGAAGAAGTATAGTTGGTTTGATAGTTGTGATTCAGGCAGTATCATGGGACAGAAGGTTACACCAATAGAGAAGGTTGGAGTGTATGTTCCAGGAGGGAAAGCTGTCTATCCATCATCTGTCATAATGAATGTTATGCCTGCTAAGGTAGCAGAGGTAGAACAGATAGTAATGGTGACGCCACCTGATAAAGATGGGAAAGTGAATCCTGTTACATTAGTTGCGGCTAATGAATGTGGTGTTGATGAAATATACAAAGTAGGTGGAGCCCAGGCAGTGGCTGCGTTAGCATTTGGGACAGAAACTATTCCTAAGGTCTATAAGATTGTTGGACCTGGTAATATATTTGTTGCTCTTGCTAAGAAGGCTGTGTATGGACATGTAAGCATAGATTCTATAGCTGGTCCTAGTGAAGTGTTAGTTATAGCAGATGAAAGCGCTAATCCAAAATATGTTGCAGCTGATCTATTATCACAAGCAGAACATGATGAATTGGCTTCAGCTATTTTAGTTACTGACAGTGATGTTTTAGGAAAAGAGGTAGAAAAAGAGTTAATAAGACAAACAGATTATTTAAGTAGAAAAGATATCTTGGAAAAGTCACTTAACGATTTTGGGGCAATAGTAGTTGTAAAATCAATAGATGATGCTGTTAAGCTGAGTAATATGGTAGCACCAGAGCATTTGGAGATCTGTACGAAAGAACCTTTTATGGTACTGCCTAAGATTAAAAATGCTGGTGCAATTTTCTTAGGAAATTATAGTCCTGAACCTTTAGGTGATTATATGGCTGGACCTAATCATGTTTTACCTACTAATGGAACAGCTAAGTTCTTTTCACCATTAAGTGTAGATGATTTCATTAAGAAATCAAGTATCATTTCTTTTGACAGGGAAGCACTGGGAGAATTACAAGAAGATATAATAAAATTTGCTAATGCTGAAAAATTAACAGCGCATGCAAATTCGATAAAGGTGAGATTTGAAAATGATTAA
- the hisC gene encoding histidinol-phosphate transaminase produces MIKDYIRRDLKDFTPYHAPLKEYDVKLDANENPYLHDEIVINKVKEWLDDCNNIRRYPDTDCNELRNALAKFWQVEKENVVCGVGSDQLIDCILKVFLEPGDKVLMPAPSFSMYKLATKLNRGIPVEFTLNEDFSYDVNKILNLYNEVKPKCVFICTPNNPTGNIMTIEDIEKLLQKIECPLIIDEAYSEYIDDTMIGKFRKYDNLIVLKTFSKAYGLAGLRVGYGIASKSMVDTINIVIPPYHLNALSQFLAKIVIENSQQYNKKIKEIINNRKWLIDNLKEIYYVDKVYPSHANYLLIKVSDADIAAKLEKHKILVRGYGEQGELANCIRVTVGTEEENEQLIKVMKKY; encoded by the coding sequence ATGATTAAAGATTATATAAGAAGAGATTTAAAAGATTTTACGCCATACCATGCTCCTTTAAAAGAATATGATGTCAAATTAGATGCTAATGAAAATCCCTATCTTCATGATGAAATAGTTATAAATAAAGTAAAAGAGTGGCTTGATGACTGTAATAATATCAGAAGATATCCAGATACTGATTGTAATGAATTAAGAAATGCTTTAGCTAAGTTTTGGCAAGTAGAAAAAGAGAATGTAGTATGTGGAGTTGGTTCTGACCAATTGATTGACTGCATATTGAAGGTCTTTTTGGAACCAGGAGATAAGGTATTAATGCCAGCACCTTCTTTTAGTATGTATAAACTAGCAACAAAATTGAATAGAGGTATTCCAGTTGAATTTACATTAAATGAAGATTTCTCTTATGATGTAAATAAGATACTTAATTTATACAATGAAGTTAAACCAAAATGTGTATTTATATGTACACCTAATAATCCCACAGGCAACATTATGACTATAGAAGACATTGAAAAACTATTGCAAAAGATTGAGTGTCCTCTTATTATTGATGAAGCTTATAGTGAATATATAGATGATACAATGATAGGTAAGTTCAGAAAATATGATAATCTTATTGTGCTAAAGACTTTTTCAAAAGCTTATGGATTAGCAGGTCTTAGAGTTGGGTATGGTATTGCTTCCAAGAGTATGGTAGATACGATTAATATTGTAATTCCACCTTATCATCTTAATGCATTGTCTCAATTTTTAGCTAAGATCGTAATAGAAAATAGTCAACAATATAATAAGAAAATCAAAGAAATAATTAATAATAGAAAATGGTTAATTGATAATCTGAAAGAAATATATTATGTAGATAAGGTATATCCTTCACATGCTAATTATTTATTAATAAAAGTATCAGATGCTGATATTGCTGCAAAACTAGAAAAACATAAGATTCTAGTTAGAGGTTATGGAGAACAAGGGGAATTGGCTAATTGTATCAGAGTTACTGTAGGTACTGAAGAAGAAAATGAACAATTAATAAAGGTCATGAAAAAGTACTGA
- the hisB gene encoding imidazoleglycerol-phosphate dehydratase HisB: MKRISEMDRKTNETDISLKLNIDGIGDYDIDTGVGFFDHMMTHISKHGLFDLDIKCKGDLEVDCHHTIEDIGIVFGKCIKEAIGDKTGIKRYGSAIIPMDETLVLCALDLSGRPYLNFDVELTTDRIGTMDTEMVEEFFRAISMNAEMNLHIKLLDGKNNHHIVEGIFKAFGNALDQATIVDSRIKGALTTKGVL; encoded by the coding sequence ATGAAGAGAATAAGTGAGATGGATAGAAAGACTAATGAAACAGATATTAGTCTAAAACTTAATATAGATGGAATTGGAGATTATGATATTGATACAGGTGTTGGGTTTTTTGACCATATGATGACTCATATATCCAAACATGGGTTATTTGACCTTGATATCAAATGCAAAGGTGATTTGGAGGTTGATTGCCACCATACAATAGAGGATATAGGTATTGTTTTTGGCAAATGCATAAAAGAAGCTATTGGAGATAAAACAGGTATTAAAAGATATGGTTCTGCTATTATTCCTATGGACGAAACCTTAGTATTATGTGCATTAGATTTATCTGGAAGACCATATCTGAATTTTGATGTTGAACTTACTACAGATAGAATTGGTACTATGGATACAGAAATGGTAGAAGAGTTTTTTAGAGCTATATCCATGAATGCTGAAATGAATCTACATATCAAATTGTTGGATGGTAAGAACAATCACCATATCGTTGAAGGTATATTCAAAGCATTTGGAAATGCACTTGACCAAGCTACAATAGTAGATTCTAGGATAAAAGGTGCACTTACTACTAAAGGGGTTCTTTAA
- the hisH gene encoding imidazole glycerol phosphate synthase subunit HisH — protein MKIGIIDYGMGNLGSISNALSYIGVDYIISSDVQELEKTDKLILPGVGAFKDAINLIKEKKIDLFIHDSVKKGKPLLGICLGMQLLFDSSSEYGSHEGLGLLHGDIVRFDTNLKVPHMGWNKLNIVKEEPLFKGLPKNIHVYFVHSYHLETSEDIVCATTNYGKEIQIAAQKDNIFALQFHPEKSGVIGLSILRNFVSL, from the coding sequence ATGAAGATTGGTATTATTGATTATGGAATGGGTAATCTAGGAAGTATATCTAATGCACTTTCATATATTGGTGTAGACTATATAATATCTTCTGATGTTCAGGAATTGGAAAAGACAGATAAGCTTATATTGCCTGGTGTAGGTGCTTTTAAAGATGCTATAAATCTTATTAAGGAAAAAAAGATCGATTTATTCATACATGATAGTGTAAAAAAAGGCAAACCGCTTCTAGGGATATGTCTAGGAATGCAGCTATTGTTTGACTCATCAAGTGAATATGGCTCACATGAAGGTTTGGGACTATTACATGGAGATATCGTTAGATTTGATACTAATCTAAAAGTACCACATATGGGGTGGAATAAATTAAATATTGTTAAAGAAGAGCCTTTGTTTAAAGGATTACCAAAAAATATACATGTTTATTTTGTTCATTCATATCATTTGGAAACTTCAGAAGACATTGTTTGTGCAACAACTAACTATGGGAAAGAGATTCAGATAGCAGCACAAAAGGATAATATATTTGCTTTGCAATTTCATCCTGAGAAAAGTGGAGTTATAGGGCTTTCCATACTTAGAAATTTTGTTTCTTTATAA
- the hisA gene encoding 1-(5-phosphoribosyl)-5-[(5-phosphoribosylamino)methylideneamino]imidazole-4-carboxamide isomerase, translating to MRLYPAIDIKNGKCVRLKQGKFNEQTVYSNDPYTIAEKWASNGASYIHVVDLDGALDGNWTNKEAIKKIVDSVHIPVQTGGGIRSIRDIEERLDVGITRVIIGTLAVKNPSFVKDAVKKFGKERIVVGIDAKDGMVAINGWEKLSVVSALDLCKQMKGYGVKTIVYTDISKDGMLIGPNVDYTKYLIDETGLDIIASGGVSSIKDLKDVEKINAEGAIIGKALYTNKIDLKEAISLFEN from the coding sequence ATGAGATTATATCCAGCAATAGATATTAAAAATGGTAAATGTGTTAGGTTGAAACAAGGAAAATTCAATGAACAGACAGTTTATTCCAATGACCCATATACAATAGCTGAGAAATGGGCAAGTAATGGAGCATCATATATCCATGTTGTTGACTTGGATGGTGCACTTGATGGTAATTGGACTAATAAAGAGGCTATTAAAAAAATAGTTGACAGTGTTCACATACCTGTTCAAACAGGTGGAGGAATAAGATCAATCAGAGATATTGAAGAGAGACTAGATGTTGGGATAACTCGCGTTATCATAGGAACCTTGGCAGTAAAAAATCCTAGCTTCGTAAAAGATGCTGTTAAGAAATTTGGCAAAGAAAGAATTGTTGTTGGGATAGATGCAAAAGATGGTATGGTCGCTATTAACGGATGGGAAAAACTAAGTGTCGTGTCAGCTCTTGATTTGTGTAAACAAATGAAAGGATACGGTGTGAAAACAATCGTGTATACAGATATTTCAAAAGATGGTATGCTCATTGGTCCTAATGTAGATTATACAAAATATCTAATAGATGAAACAGGTCTTGATATTATTGCATCTGGTGGTGTATCTTCTATAAAAGACCTTAAAGATGTAGAAAAAATTAACGCTGAGGGAGCTATAATTGGAAAAGCACTGTATACCAATAAAATTGATCTAAAAGAAGCCATTTCATTGTTTGAGAACTAA
- the hisF gene encoding imidazole glycerol phosphate synthase subunit HisF has product MLSKRIIPCLDVDRGRVVKGINFVNLIDAGDPVEVAKIYNKSLADEIVFLDITATHEGRDTIVDVVRKTAKEIFIPLTVGGGIKTLDDFKKILRAGADKVAVNSGAIRRPELINEAANRFGNQCVVVAIDAKRNEEHNSWDVYINGGRINTDIDAIWWAKEVCRRGAGEILLTSMDKDGTKSGYDIELTKKISEIVDVPVIASGGAGNMEHFKDVLTFGKADAALAASLFHFKEIEIIELKKYLDSNEIPVRL; this is encoded by the coding sequence ATGTTATCAAAAAGGATCATCCCTTGTTTAGATGTTGATAGGGGGAGAGTTGTAAAAGGAATTAATTTTGTTAATTTAATAGATGCAGGTGATCCTGTTGAAGTAGCTAAAATATATAATAAGAGTTTGGCAGATGAAATTGTATTCTTGGATATTACTGCTACTCATGAAGGAAGAGATACCATAGTAGATGTAGTAAGAAAAACTGCTAAGGAAATTTTTATACCATTAACGGTTGGGGGCGGTATCAAGACCCTTGACGACTTCAAGAAAATACTTAGGGCTGGAGCTGATAAAGTTGCTGTCAACTCAGGGGCAATAAGAAGACCTGAACTTATCAATGAGGCTGCTAATAGATTTGGTAATCAATGTGTAGTCGTTGCAATTGATGCGAAGAGAAACGAAGAACATAATAGTTGGGATGTCTATATCAATGGTGGTAGAATAAATACTGATATTGATGCTATCTGGTGGGCTAAGGAAGTATGTAGACGTGGTGCAGGAGAAATATTACTTACAAGCATGGATAAAGACGGGACCAAATCAGGCTATGATATAGAACTAACTAAAAAAATTAGTGAAATAGTTGATGTACCAGTTATTGCATCAGGCGGTGCTGGGAATATGGAACATTTCAAGGATGTATTGACTTTTGGAAAGGCTGATGCTGCTCTTGCGGCTTCACTGTTTCATTTTAAAGAAATAGAGATTATTGAACTAAAAAAATACTTAGACAGTAATGAAATACCTGTAAGATTATAA